In Carboxydothermus pertinax, a genomic segment contains:
- a CDS encoding restriction endonuclease: MSTLSLMEYIENIVGGLCGFFLGMFFLTFIIYLPFPKANYGFDIITVLIVEAIATVFFFTVKFFISGVIDSIYKKSGIKDVDKMTGEQFEHWLELLFKEYGYKVERTRKTADYGADLIIEKENIKIAVQAKRHKNKVGIKAVQEAISAVKFYGCHKAAVCTNNYFTENAINLAKANNVELIDRDKLVKLSMDRRNN; the protein is encoded by the coding sequence ATGTCCACGTTAAGCTTAATGGAATATATTGAAAATATTGTAGGGGGCTTATGTGGCTTTTTTCTTGGAATGTTTTTTCTAACTTTTATTATCTATTTACCTTTTCCAAAAGCAAATTATGGGTTTGATATTATTACTGTTCTAATTGTAGAAGCAATAGCCACAGTATTTTTCTTTACTGTAAAGTTTTTTATAAGTGGCGTTATAGATAGTATTTATAAAAAATCTGGAATAAAAGATGTTGATAAAATGACTGGCGAGCAGTTTGAACACTGGCTTGAACTATTATTTAAAGAATATGGCTATAAGGTCGAACGAACACGTAAAACCGCTGATTACGGAGCAGACCTAATTATTGAAAAGGAGAATATAAAAATTGCGGTCCAAGCTAAAAGACATAAAAACAAAGTAGGAATAAAAGCCGTTCAGGAGGCTATTTCAGCAGTAAAATTTTATGGTTGCCACAAAGCTGCAGTTTGCACCAATAATTACTTCACTGAAAATGCGATAAATCTTGCAAAGGCTAATAATGTTGAGCTAATAGATAGGGATAAGTTAGTAAAGCTTTCTATGGATAGAAGAAATAATTAA
- a CDS encoding tyrosine-type recombinase/integrase, producing the protein MELLNKLKKAVLFKIMLLKRQNSRGCRKKKEVRALTLEEQDAFLRALAGHQLGTAFILALGTGLRRGELLGLHWEDIDLEEGILHVKRNVVYVRGHGIVVQPPKTEKGNRTIPIPKLVLKMLEGHQERLKAEGLYRPDGPVFPSKNGTYMYPDNFERTFRKLRKEAGIDINLHALRHTFATRLLELGEDLKVVQELLGHARIGITADI; encoded by the coding sequence ATGGAGCTCTTAAACAAGCTAAAAAAAGCCGTCTTATTCAAGATAATGTTGCTGAAGCGACAGAACTCCCGCGGATGCAGAAAAAAAAAAGAGGTCCGGGCACTCACTTTAGAAGAACAAGACGCCTTTCTCCGGGCATTAGCAGGGCACCAGTTAGGCACAGCTTTTATACTGGCTTTAGGGACCGGACTGCGACGAGGTGAACTCCTGGGACTTCACTGGGAGGATATTGATTTAGAAGAAGGAATTTTGCATGTAAAAAGAAATGTAGTTTATGTTCGTGGACATGGGATAGTGGTTCAACCGCCTAAAACGGAAAAAGGCAATCGTACAATACCAATCCCAAAATTAGTTTTAAAGATGCTGGAAGGGCACCAGGAAAGATTAAAAGCAGAAGGGCTTTACAGGCCTGACGGACCCGTTTTCCCAAGTAAAAATGGCACCTATATGTATCCTGACAACTTCGAGCGAACGTTCAGGAAACTGCGCAAAGAAGCAGGAATTGATATTAACCTTCATGCGCTCCGTCATACTTTTGCTACTCGCTTATTAGAACTCGGTGAAGATTTAAAAGTAGTTCAAGAGTTACTTGGTCATGCGCGTATTGGTATAACAGCAGATATTTAG
- the pdaB gene encoding polysaccharide deacetylase family sporulation protein PdaB produces MKVLFFNYKKLWQYILILFLAALIGLVFYHYLTEPVVKPQIIDFYPVYKVETNKKVVALTFDLSWGTNTYKPILKTLKEEDIKATFFLSGPWAKQHPEIVQEIVKDGHEIGSHGHRHINYTSLSPEEIKKEVNLAENSIKAVSNVTTSLIRLPNGDYDKKVIKTLREIGYTAIQWSVDSLDWKNPGKETIYNRVLARIHPGAIILMHASDTCKQTGQVLPKIIKELKRQGYTFTTVSKLLTLGPAAIQ; encoded by the coding sequence ATGAAAGTTTTATTTTTTAATTACAAAAAACTTTGGCAATATATCTTAATACTTTTTTTAGCAGCATTAATTGGCTTAGTTTTTTATCACTACTTAACTGAACCGGTAGTAAAACCTCAAATTATTGACTTTTACCCGGTTTATAAAGTTGAAACTAATAAAAAAGTAGTAGCATTAACCTTTGATTTAAGCTGGGGTACGAATACCTATAAACCTATTCTTAAAACTTTAAAAGAAGAAGATATAAAAGCTACTTTTTTCCTCTCTGGCCCCTGGGCTAAACAACATCCCGAGATAGTCCAGGAAATTGTTAAGGACGGCCATGAAATTGGAAGCCACGGTCATCGCCATATAAATTATACCAGTCTTTCCCCCGAGGAAATTAAAAAGGAAGTCAATTTAGCAGAAAATTCAATAAAAGCTGTAAGCAACGTTACGACGTCACTGATACGTTTACCCAACGGCGATTACGACAAAAAAGTAATAAAAACTTTAAGAGAAATAGGCTATACCGCTATTCAATGGAGCGTTGATTCTCTGGATTGGAAAAATCCCGGAAAAGAAACCATCTATAACCGAGTCTTAGCTAGAATTCACCCAGGGGCCATAATATTAATGCATGCCAGCGATACCTGCAAGCAAACGGGTCAAGTACTGCCAAAAATCATCAAAGAATTAAAACGCCAGGGTTATACCTTTACTACAGTCTCAAAACTTCTTACTCTGGGTCCCGCTGCCATTCAGTAG